A single Azospirillum sp. TSA2s DNA region contains:
- a CDS encoding type 1 glutamine amidotransferase: MRILVVQNSRTAPIGLVGDALTDNGATLHTVAANEGEAIPDKDGYAGLVVLGGPQDAWNDEKGPHFGRVMETIRDFTDADRPVMGICLGAQLAARAYGAKVYRHTTPELGIHRVSLTDGAQDDPLLEGFGPELNLAQWHYDTFEFPDGAVPLAFSEACDRQAFRLGRATYAFQFHPEATGDILRGWASRIREEARESNAGMLHGLEDSIATHLPVAERFTRAMTRRWLDLAR, from the coding sequence ATGCGCATCCTGGTCGTTCAGAACAGCCGAACCGCTCCCATCGGTCTGGTGGGCGATGCGCTGACCGACAACGGCGCGACCCTCCACACCGTCGCCGCCAACGAAGGCGAGGCGATCCCCGATAAGGACGGCTATGCCGGCCTCGTCGTGCTGGGCGGCCCGCAGGATGCCTGGAACGACGAGAAGGGGCCGCATTTCGGCCGGGTGATGGAGACGATCCGCGACTTCACCGACGCCGACCGGCCGGTGATGGGCATCTGCCTCGGCGCGCAGCTGGCGGCCCGCGCCTATGGCGCCAAGGTCTACCGCCACACCACGCCGGAACTGGGCATCCACCGCGTCAGCCTGACCGACGGCGCGCAGGACGACCCGCTGCTGGAAGGGTTCGGTCCGGAGCTGAACCTCGCCCAGTGGCATTACGACACCTTCGAGTTTCCCGACGGCGCCGTGCCGCTGGCTTTCAGCGAAGCCTGCGACCGTCAGGCCTTCCGCCTCGGCCGCGCCACCTATGCCTTCCAGTTCCACCCCGAGGCCACCGGCGACATCCTGCGCGGCTGGGCGTCGCGCATCCGGGAGGAGGCGCGGGAAAGCAACGCCGGGATGCTGCACGGCCTGGAGGACTCCATCGCCACCCACCTGCCGGTGGCGGAGCGCTTCACCCGGGCGATGACCCGGCGCTGGCTGGATCTGGCGCGCTGA
- a CDS encoding bifunctional UDP-sugar hydrolase/5'-nucleotidase, with translation MPFRFRLIAIPLFAVILGAALPSWAQNGTLTFLHVNDVYEIAPVKGQGGFGPLMTLLKRERAAAPDAITTVGGDFLSPSLLSGTTRGEQMIALFNAIGVDAVTFGNHEFDFGPDALKQRMAESKFPWIGSNVRSADGSAFAGTVPSWTRTIDGITVGFIGLITPDSARLSSAGPSVSFSPVLETAAATVKELRAKGASVVVALTHLTIAEDRELAAKVKGIDLILGGHDHDPISFYEGSTLILKAGHDAQYLGVVKLAVETKVSGKAPSTTTMPIEWRFVTTAGVAADPQVEGVVEGYTKRLDTDLATVIGTTATDLDSRKDVVRSREASMGNLIVDALRDALKADVAITNGGGIRADALHPAGSKLTRKDIFAELPFGNVGVLVEMSGQDLISTLEHGVSKVEEKAGRFPQVSGLTMTYDPKAPAGRRVTSIMVGGKPLDPQATYRVATNDYMLKGGDGYAAFPQAKAIVDASGAVLLATIVMNYVEAKKTVAPAVEGRIVAK, from the coding sequence ATGCCGTTCCGTTTCCGCCTGATCGCCATTCCACTGTTCGCCGTCATCTTGGGTGCCGCCCTGCCCAGTTGGGCGCAAAACGGCACGCTGACCTTCCTGCACGTCAACGACGTGTACGAGATCGCGCCGGTGAAGGGACAGGGCGGCTTCGGGCCGCTGATGACCCTGCTGAAGCGCGAGCGCGCGGCGGCGCCCGATGCGATCACCACGGTCGGCGGCGATTTCCTGTCGCCGTCGCTGCTGTCGGGCACGACGCGGGGCGAGCAGATGATCGCGCTGTTCAACGCCATCGGCGTCGATGCGGTGACCTTCGGCAACCATGAATTCGACTTCGGCCCCGACGCGCTGAAGCAGCGCATGGCCGAATCGAAGTTCCCCTGGATCGGCAGCAACGTCCGGTCGGCCGACGGCTCCGCCTTCGCCGGCACGGTGCCGAGCTGGACCAGGACCATCGACGGCATCACCGTCGGCTTCATCGGCCTGATCACCCCCGACAGCGCCCGCCTGTCGAGCGCCGGACCGAGCGTGAGCTTCTCTCCGGTGCTGGAGACGGCGGCGGCGACGGTGAAGGAGTTGCGGGCCAAGGGGGCCTCGGTCGTGGTGGCGCTGACCCACCTGACCATCGCGGAGGACCGGGAACTGGCCGCCAAGGTCAAGGGCATCGACCTGATCCTGGGCGGCCACGACCATGACCCGATCAGCTTCTATGAAGGCTCCACCCTGATCCTCAAGGCCGGGCATGACGCACAGTATCTCGGCGTCGTGAAGCTGGCGGTCGAGACCAAAGTGTCGGGCAAGGCGCCGTCAACCACCACCATGCCGATCGAATGGCGCTTCGTCACAACGGCTGGAGTCGCCGCCGACCCGCAGGTGGAAGGGGTGGTGGAAGGCTACACCAAGCGCCTGGATACCGATCTGGCCACGGTGATCGGCACCACGGCGACGGACCTCGACAGCCGCAAGGACGTGGTGCGCAGCCGCGAAGCCAGCATGGGCAACCTGATCGTGGACGCCCTGCGCGACGCGCTGAAGGCCGATGTCGCCATCACCAACGGCGGCGGCATCCGCGCCGATGCGCTGCATCCCGCCGGCTCAAAACTGACCCGCAAGGACATCTTCGCCGAACTGCCCTTCGGCAATGTCGGCGTGCTGGTGGAGATGTCGGGGCAGGATCTGATCTCCACCCTCGAACACGGCGTCAGCAAGGTGGAGGAGAAGGCCGGCCGCTTCCCGCAGGTCTCCGGCCTGACCATGACCTATGACCCCAAGGCCCCGGCCGGACGGCGGGTGACCTCGATCATGGTGGGTGGCAAGCCGCTGGACCCGCAGGCGACCTACCGCGTCGCCACCAACGATTACATGCTGAAGGGCGGCGACGGCTATGCCGCCTTCCCGCAGGCCAAAGCGATCGTCGATGCCTCGGGCGCGGTGTTGCTGGCGACCATCGTGATGAATTACGTCGAGGCCAAGAAAACGGTCGCGCCCGCGGTAGAGGGACGGATCGTGGCAAAATAA
- a CDS encoding beta-lactamase hydrolase domain-containing protein, translating into MAKKSTLRAVTTTALADAIKRGRSRMATPWQRALGHLESVFIDHACFRLIYSNTYRISPNMYRASQPSPSHIAMAKRNGVKTILNLRGSRDCASYILEAEACRAHGLELVDFPVNSRDMPKKETLLKARELFKTMTYPALMHCKSGADRAGFMATLYLFAHEGQPLEQAMKQLSWKYGHFKQAKTGILDYFFELYAAYNQKRPIAFWDWVERVYDPVEAKASFRSREWADAVVDRVLGRE; encoded by the coding sequence TTGGCGAAGAAAAGCACCCTGCGGGCGGTCACCACCACCGCGCTAGCCGACGCGATCAAGCGCGGCCGCAGCCGCATGGCGACGCCGTGGCAGCGGGCGCTCGGCCATCTGGAAAGCGTGTTCATCGATCACGCCTGTTTCCGGCTGATCTATTCCAACACCTACCGCATCTCGCCCAACATGTACCGGGCGAGCCAGCCCTCGCCGTCGCACATCGCGATGGCGAAGCGCAACGGGGTGAAGACGATCCTGAACCTGCGCGGGTCGCGCGACTGCGCCTCCTACATCCTGGAGGCGGAGGCCTGCCGCGCCCATGGGCTGGAACTGGTCGATTTTCCGGTGAACTCCCGCGACATGCCGAAGAAGGAAACCCTTCTGAAGGCGCGCGAGCTGTTCAAGACCATGACCTATCCGGCGCTGATGCACTGCAAGTCGGGCGCCGACCGCGCCGGCTTCATGGCGACGCTGTACCTGTTCGCCCATGAAGGGCAGCCGCTCGAGCAGGCGATGAAGCAGCTGTCCTGGAAATACGGCCATTTCAAGCAGGCGAAGACCGGCATTCTCGACTATTTCTTCGAACTCTACGCCGCCTACAACCAGAAGCGCCCGATCGCCTTCTGGGATTGGGTCGAGCGCGTCTATGACCCGGTGGAGGCCAAGGCCAGCTTCCGGTCGCGCGAATGGGCCGATGCGGTGGTCGACCGGGTGCTGGGCCGCGAATAG
- a CDS encoding YitT family protein, translating to MTSFGIAILHAAGLVTGQAAGLAFVISYATGVDFGPLFFLVNLPFYFLALARIGVGFTIRSLVAVTGIALLSGLLPTMMSFSAINPYVAAVLAGFCVGIGVIALFRHGASGGGVGILAYYLQEKTGFRAGWLQALFDLAVFSAAAFVLEWPALLASILGAAVLNAFVAFNHRADWYVAR from the coding sequence ATGACCTCGTTCGGAATTGCCATTCTCCATGCCGCCGGGCTGGTCACCGGGCAGGCGGCGGGGTTGGCCTTCGTGATTTCCTACGCGACGGGCGTGGATTTCGGACCTCTGTTCTTCCTGGTCAATCTGCCCTTCTACTTTCTTGCGCTGGCCCGCATCGGCGTCGGCTTCACCATCAGGTCGCTGGTCGCGGTGACCGGCATCGCCCTGCTGTCCGGCCTGTTGCCGACGATGATGAGCTTCAGCGCCATCAACCCCTATGTGGCGGCGGTGCTGGCCGGCTTCTGCGTCGGGATCGGCGTCATCGCGCTGTTCCGCCACGGCGCCAGCGGCGGCGGTGTCGGCATCCTCGCCTATTACCTGCAGGAGAAGACCGGATTCCGCGCCGGCTGGCTGCAGGCGCTGTTCGATCTGGCGGTGTTCTCGGCCGCCGCCTTCGTTCTGGAGTGGCCGGCGCTGCTGGCGTCGATCCTGGGGGCTGCGGTGCTGAACGCCTTCGTCGCCTTCAACCACCGTGCCGACTGGTACGTTGCACGCTAA
- a CDS encoding pyridoxal-phosphate dependent enzyme, with protein sequence MFTAHADAARTLSVCAPVQHHDPEDRLPAWLPLSAVTDAARRLSGQIVRTPLLHAPTLDRDLWLKAEVFQATGAFKERGALNRLLRLTAPERAGGVVAMSAGNHAQGVALHAARLGVKATIVMPETAPRCKVERTAELGAEVVLHGATVGEAKGKALELAAERRLTFLHPYDDPDVIAGQGTVGLEILADRPDVDTVVVPVGGGGLLAGVAAAVKAQRPWVRVIGVRLARRGGPTLADGINVHALGKLPQAIVDTLVDRVVEVEEAEIAAAMRALHRSFGLVAEGAGAAGVAAVLGGRLGRTGRTVAVLSGRNVDGDTLARTLAA encoded by the coding sequence ATGTTCACCGCGCATGCCGATGCCGCGCGCACCCTCTCCGTCTGCGCTCCTGTCCAGCACCACGACCCCGAAGACCGTCTGCCGGCCTGGTTGCCGCTGTCGGCGGTGACCGACGCCGCCCGGCGGCTGTCCGGCCAGATCGTTCGCACGCCGCTGCTGCATGCCCCGACGCTCGACCGCGATCTGTGGCTGAAGGCGGAGGTGTTCCAGGCCACCGGCGCCTTCAAGGAGCGGGGCGCGCTGAACCGCCTGCTGCGGCTGACGGCGCCGGAGCGGGCCGGCGGGGTGGTGGCGATGTCGGCCGGCAACCATGCGCAGGGGGTGGCGCTGCACGCTGCCCGGCTGGGGGTGAAGGCCACCATCGTGATGCCGGAGACGGCCCCCCGCTGCAAGGTGGAGCGCACCGCCGAACTGGGGGCCGAGGTGGTGCTGCACGGCGCCACGGTGGGCGAGGCGAAGGGCAAGGCGCTGGAACTGGCGGCGGAGCGGCGGCTGACCTTTCTTCACCCCTATGACGATCCCGATGTGATCGCCGGGCAGGGGACGGTCGGTCTGGAGATTCTGGCCGACCGGCCGGATGTCGACACGGTGGTGGTGCCGGTCGGCGGCGGCGGGCTGCTGGCCGGCGTGGCCGCCGCGGTGAAGGCCCAGCGCCCGTGGGTGCGGGTGATTGGCGTGCGGCTTGCCCGGCGCGGCGGCCCGACGCTGGCCGACGGCATCAACGTCCATGCGCTGGGCAAACTGCCCCAGGCCATCGTCGACACCCTTGTCGACCGGGTGGTCGAGGTGGAGGAGGCGGAAATCGCCGCCGCGATGCGCGCCCTGCACCGGTCCTTCGGCTTGGTGGCGGAAGGGGCCGGCGCCGCCGGAGTCGCCGCGGTGCTGGGCGGCCGGCTTGGGCGAACCGGGCGGACGGTGGCGGTGCTGTCCGGGCGCAACGTGGACGGCGATACGCTGGCGCGGACGTTGGCGGCGTGA
- a CDS encoding diguanylate cyclase, with amino-acid sequence MFEDEDPCTVPERQSAAAAPWPILVVDDDEQVHAMTRVLLKDFKFEGRRFAIVSAFSAAEAREILAERSDLPVALLDVVMETQDAGLHLVHHIRRDLGNRHIRIILRTGQPGQAPEREAIVAYDINDYKSKAELTAQKLFTSLVGAVRSWRDLVTIETLNQSLERRVAERTAELERQTALADGQRRFIENLVEMMPSPVWYKDAAGRYALCNRAFRELFPNASDGIEWSAGRQTASEPMPAGTGAFSFESSVEGPDGRTRELLVVKRPLTAPDGTETGVIGIATDITERRRMEHELHRLATTDPLSGAHNRRQILELLDRIVDGRGAGATCLVMLDIDHFKRINDELGHAAGDVAIRRVVEEIRSQLRGSDQIGRIGGEEFAILLPETSRTGGAAIAERLRGGLAALAIELPDGRCFQLTGSFGLTEVRPLEDTVESVLGRADQALYRAKALGRNRVEVA; translated from the coding sequence ATGTTCGAGGACGAAGACCCCTGCACGGTGCCGGAACGGCAGTCGGCGGCGGCCGCCCCCTGGCCGATCCTGGTGGTGGACGACGACGAGCAGGTGCACGCGATGACCCGCGTGCTGCTGAAGGATTTCAAGTTCGAAGGCCGGCGCTTCGCCATCGTCAGCGCCTTTTCGGCGGCGGAGGCACGGGAAATCCTCGCCGAGCGGTCGGATTTGCCTGTGGCTCTGCTCGACGTGGTGATGGAGACGCAGGATGCCGGGCTCCATCTGGTCCATCACATCCGGCGCGACCTGGGCAACCGCCACATCCGCATCATCCTGCGCACCGGCCAGCCCGGACAGGCGCCGGAGCGCGAGGCCATCGTCGCCTATGACATCAACGACTATAAGAGCAAGGCGGAACTGACCGCCCAGAAGCTGTTCACCAGTCTGGTCGGCGCGGTGCGCAGCTGGCGCGATCTCGTCACCATCGAGACGCTGAACCAGTCGCTGGAACGCCGCGTCGCCGAACGCACGGCGGAACTTGAACGGCAGACCGCGCTGGCCGACGGGCAGCGCCGTTTCATCGAGAACCTCGTCGAGATGATGCCGAGTCCGGTCTGGTACAAGGACGCCGCCGGCCGGTATGCCCTGTGCAACCGTGCCTTCCGCGAGCTGTTTCCCAATGCCTCCGACGGGATCGAATGGTCCGCCGGCCGCCAGACCGCGTCCGAACCGATGCCGGCCGGCACGGGGGCCTTCTCCTTCGAATCGAGCGTGGAGGGACCGGACGGGCGGACGCGGGAACTGCTGGTGGTGAAGCGTCCGCTGACCGCCCCCGACGGAACGGAGACCGGGGTGATCGGCATCGCCACCGACATCACCGAGCGCCGGCGGATGGAGCATGAGCTGCACCGTCTCGCCACCACCGATCCGTTGAGCGGCGCCCACAACCGCCGCCAAATCCTGGAGCTGCTGGATCGGATCGTGGACGGGCGGGGTGCCGGGGCGACCTGCCTCGTCATGCTCGACATCGACCATTTCAAGCGCATCAACGACGAGCTGGGCCATGCCGCCGGCGATGTCGCCATCCGCAGGGTGGTCGAGGAGATTCGCAGCCAATTGCGCGGCAGCGACCAGATCGGCCGCATCGGCGGGGAGGAGTTCGCCATTCTGCTGCCCGAGACCTCGCGCACCGGTGGTGCGGCGATTGCGGAGCGGCTGCGCGGCGGACTGGCGGCGCTGGCGATCGAGCTTCCCGACGGCCGGTGTTTCCAGCTGACCGGAAGCTTCGGCCTGACCGAGGTGCGTCCGCTGGAGGATACGGTCGAAAGCGTGCTGGGGCGGGCCGATCAGGCGCTCTACCGGGCCAAGGCGCTCGGGCGGAACCGGGTCGAGGTGGCCTGA
- a CDS encoding ABC transporter substrate-binding protein: protein MRSLAKGAAVLIGLAGLSGPALADKSLVYCTEGNPQGFNAQVSTSGTTVNATTPLFNNLVEFGPAGQVMNSGLAESYKVSDDGLVYEFRLRRNVAFHSNDLFTPSRPLNADDVLFTIDRQWRAEHPYHTVGSANYEYFRGMGLPTLLKSVEKLDDHTVRITLTHPEAPFLADLAMPFLSIQSAEYADVLMKAGKQDLFDDKPIGTGPFRLVSYHKDVAIRYKAFDGYWRGRRLLDNLIYSITPNIAVRLNKLRSGECHVMIFPNPAELGAIEKDPNLVIEQQDGRNVAYMAFNTSKPPLNDVRVRRAITMAIDKRTLVDAVYQNGGSPAKNPIPPGMWSYDDGIEDYPFDPAAARRLLAEAGYPEGFPLDLWYTPVTRPYLPNGKRAAEMIRENLERVGIRVTLKTDSWSNYRQQVTQGDPDMVIYGWTGDNGDPDNFLYFLLSCGAVRPGGANLARWCNPDFEDRITKAKVTTDVESRTADYKEAQRIFHREAPWFPIANSIIAVAHRKEVKNYTNNIFNQDFSGVDIEPQ from the coding sequence ATGCGGAGTCTTGCGAAGGGGGCTGCTGTTCTGATCGGGCTTGCCGGGCTGTCGGGCCCGGCACTCGCCGACAAGTCGCTGGTCTACTGCACGGAAGGGAATCCGCAGGGTTTCAATGCGCAGGTGTCGACCTCGGGCACGACGGTGAATGCTACGACGCCGCTGTTCAACAATCTGGTGGAATTCGGTCCGGCAGGGCAGGTCATGAATTCCGGTCTGGCCGAATCCTACAAGGTTTCGGACGACGGGCTGGTCTATGAATTCCGTCTTCGTCGGAATGTCGCTTTCCATTCCAACGATCTGTTCACTCCGAGCCGGCCGCTCAATGCCGATGACGTGCTGTTCACCATCGACCGTCAATGGCGGGCCGAGCATCCCTATCACACTGTCGGATCGGCGAATTATGAATATTTCAGGGGCATGGGGCTGCCGACTCTGCTGAAGTCGGTGGAGAAGCTGGACGATCACACGGTCCGCATCACCTTGACCCATCCGGAGGCTCCCTTCCTGGCCGATCTGGCCATGCCGTTCCTGTCGATCCAGTCCGCCGAATACGCCGATGTCCTGATGAAGGCCGGCAAGCAGGATTTGTTCGACGACAAGCCCATCGGCACCGGGCCGTTCCGGCTGGTGTCCTACCACAAGGATGTGGCAATCCGTTACAAGGCCTTCGACGGCTATTGGCGAGGTCGCCGGCTGCTGGACAACCTGATCTATTCGATCACGCCGAACATCGCGGTGCGCCTGAACAAGCTGCGGTCCGGCGAATGCCATGTGATGATCTTCCCCAACCCGGCCGAATTGGGGGCGATAGAAAAAGATCCCAATCTGGTGATCGAGCAGCAGGATGGCCGGAATGTCGCCTATATGGCGTTCAACACCAGCAAGCCGCCGCTGAATGATGTGCGGGTGAGGCGGGCCATCACCATGGCGATCGACAAGCGCACCCTGGTCGATGCGGTCTATCAGAACGGTGGATCGCCGGCGAAGAACCCGATCCCGCCCGGCATGTGGTCCTACGATGACGGCATCGAGGATTATCCGTTCGACCCGGCGGCAGCCCGCCGCCTGCTGGCCGAGGCGGGATATCCCGAGGGCTTCCCGCTCGATCTGTGGTACACGCCGGTCACGCGCCCCTACCTGCCGAACGGCAAGCGCGCCGCCGAAATGATCCGCGAGAACCTGGAGCGCGTCGGAATCCGGGTCACCCTGAAGACGGACAGCTGGAGCAACTATCGCCAGCAGGTGACCCAGGGCGATCCGGACATGGTGATCTATGGCTGGACCGGCGACAACGGCGATCCTGACAATTTCCTCTATTTCCTGCTGAGCTGCGGCGCCGTGCGCCCGGGCGGCGCCAACCTTGCGCGATGGTGCAATCCGGATTTCGAAGACCGGATCACCAAGGCCAAGGTCACCACCGACGTCGAAAGCCGTACCGCCGACTACAAGGAAGCGCAACGCATCTTCCATCGGGAAGCCCCGTGGTTTCCCATCGCGAATTCCATCATCGCCGTCGCCCATCGCAAAGAGGTGAAGAACTACACCAACAACATCTTCAATCAGGACTTCTCCGGCGTCGACATCGAGCCCCAGTGA
- a CDS encoding HAMP domain-containing sensor histidine kinase, with the protein MRIRSRIAMVGGVPVAVAAVIAVAGGLLLARSERVYESAVLAGSVYRDVLAATAARIDYLQVAPADRAGRADRFEKMSQSAASELRQLDEAGSARTHRPEVERATGVLARYVDQMRSFIQVTAANDAAVADMGLHAATLMALTDRARERQHAANVDSLGSLTEADKRLRDSREVVDGAHELREAMLDLQRAEAQHVAALGFGRGLHGGGQPLTAGDFRIATDRLTATADRLQAVLGRTDPLVDRYPAKQAAARYAATVAGLQGAVADLRAADAERDAALNRFEAAAQAAAGIAEANGDDGRDAGPAGSLGERMLGEQVLRMLPVVRALVLTGTLGRQPDVTYLSSLLPTLRPALDGLYQAQARTAAAQRALDSAQRAGAEAAAAIEALTARILMVKSTGYTAIQDEVVQLIAYAIQANDTEQETQNVAVVALRLGRRAADAVAVRDAEEADRIVADAGALLATVRELPMSPLLQDEVLAAIRNWRDSLRRTADGLRHLNQLLIAMDRDAGALVETARQLDETFREEAARIGELLTRILVIGATIGLLLAAGAASVVARSISRPVLRLQRQMTRLAEDPLAGPIDGTRRQDEFGAMARAAAFFIREIGLREQAARHAKDRADRALEDLRRTQADLIQAEKMASLGGLVAGVAHEINTPLGNALMGATHFQDRLAAIGRLAGEGNLRRSDFAEFHETADELARLMVLNLRQAGELVQSFKQVAADQTSGEGRQFLLKPYLEDLATSLSPSWRRAGHSLRVECPEDIEIDGYPGVLAQILTNLVMNSITHAYREGQQGHLLIQVAAPEPDMVDLVYADDGRGIAQTDLARVFDPFFTTRRGSGSTGLGLHIVYNLVANRLGGRVAADSPSGGGVRFTIRFPRRFATDNVSLAPAIPSPQEQ; encoded by the coding sequence ATGAGGATTAGGTCGCGCATCGCCATGGTCGGCGGCGTGCCGGTGGCGGTCGCCGCGGTGATCGCGGTCGCCGGCGGGCTGCTGCTGGCCCGCAGCGAGCGGGTCTATGAATCGGCGGTGCTCGCCGGCTCCGTCTATCGCGACGTTCTGGCGGCGACGGCGGCCCGCATCGACTATCTCCAGGTCGCGCCGGCCGACCGCGCCGGCCGTGCCGACCGTTTCGAAAAAATGTCGCAGTCGGCGGCGTCAGAATTGCGGCAGCTGGACGAGGCCGGATCGGCCAGGACCCACCGGCCGGAGGTGGAGCGCGCGACCGGTGTGCTGGCGCGCTATGTCGACCAGATGCGCAGCTTCATCCAGGTGACCGCGGCGAACGACGCCGCCGTGGCCGACATGGGGCTCCACGCCGCCACCCTGATGGCCTTGACCGACCGCGCCCGCGAACGGCAGCATGCCGCCAATGTCGACTCCCTGGGATCGCTGACGGAGGCCGACAAGCGCCTGCGCGACAGCCGCGAGGTCGTCGACGGCGCCCACGAACTGCGCGAGGCGATGCTGGACCTCCAGCGCGCCGAGGCCCAGCATGTCGCGGCGCTCGGCTTCGGCCGCGGCCTGCATGGCGGCGGGCAGCCCCTGACCGCCGGCGATTTCCGCATCGCCACCGACCGGCTAACGGCGACCGCCGACCGGCTGCAGGCGGTGCTGGGGCGGACGGATCCGCTGGTCGACCGCTATCCGGCCAAGCAGGCCGCCGCCCGCTACGCGGCCACCGTCGCCGGGCTGCAGGGCGCCGTCGCGGACCTGCGCGCGGCCGATGCGGAGCGCGACGCGGCGCTGAACCGGTTCGAGGCGGCGGCACAGGCGGCGGCTGGGATCGCGGAGGCCAATGGCGATGATGGGCGCGATGCCGGACCTGCCGGCAGTCTGGGCGAGCGGATGCTGGGGGAACAGGTCCTCCGCATGCTGCCGGTGGTGCGGGCGCTGGTCCTGACCGGGACGCTCGGCCGTCAGCCCGACGTGACCTACCTGTCCTCTCTGCTGCCGACGCTGCGCCCGGCGCTCGACGGGTTGTATCAGGCGCAGGCCCGCACCGCCGCGGCCCAGCGGGCGCTGGACTCGGCACAGCGCGCCGGCGCGGAGGCGGCTGCGGCCATCGAGGCGCTGACCGCCCGGATCCTGATGGTGAAGTCCACCGGCTACACCGCGATCCAGGACGAGGTGGTCCAGCTGATCGCCTATGCCATCCAGGCCAACGACACCGAGCAGGAGACGCAGAACGTCGCCGTCGTCGCCCTGCGCCTTGGCCGGCGGGCGGCCGACGCCGTGGCCGTGCGCGACGCGGAGGAGGCCGACCGGATCGTCGCCGATGCCGGCGCCCTGCTGGCGACCGTGCGCGAGCTTCCCATGTCGCCGCTGCTGCAGGACGAGGTGCTGGCGGCCATCCGCAATTGGCGCGACAGCCTGCGCCGCACGGCGGACGGGCTGCGCCATCTGAACCAGCTTCTGATCGCCATGGACCGCGACGCCGGCGCCCTGGTTGAAACCGCCCGGCAACTGGACGAGACCTTCCGCGAGGAGGCCGCGCGCATCGGCGAACTGTTGACCCGCATCCTGGTCATCGGCGCGACCATCGGCCTGCTGCTGGCCGCCGGCGCCGCGTCGGTGGTGGCGCGGTCGATCAGCCGCCCGGTTCTGCGCCTGCAGCGGCAGATGACCCGGCTGGCCGAGGATCCGCTGGCCGGTCCGATCGACGGCACCCGCCGCCAGGACGAATTCGGCGCCATGGCGCGCGCCGCCGCCTTCTTCATCCGCGAGATCGGCCTGCGCGAACAGGCGGCCCGCCACGCGAAGGACCGCGCCGACCGCGCCCTGGAGGACCTGCGCCGGACTCAGGCCGACCTGATCCAGGCGGAGAAGATGGCGTCGCTGGGCGGGCTGGTCGCCGGCGTGGCGCACGAGATCAACACCCCGCTCGGCAATGCCCTGATGGGCGCGACCCATTTTCAGGACCGGCTGGCGGCCATCGGGCGGCTGGCGGGCGAGGGCAATCTGCGCCGCAGCGACTTCGCCGAATTCCACGAGACGGCGGACGAGCTGGCCCGGTTGATGGTGCTGAACCTGCGGCAGGCCGGCGAGCTGGTGCAGAGCTTCAAGCAGGTGGCGGCCGACCAGACCAGCGGCGAAGGGCGGCAGTTCCTGCTGAAGCCCTATCTGGAGGATCTGGCGACCAGCCTCAGCCCGTCATGGCGCCGGGCGGGTCACAGCCTGCGGGTGGAATGCCCCGAAGACATCGAGATCGACGGCTATCCCGGCGTTCTGGCCCAGATCCTGACGAACCTCGTGATGAACTCCATCACCCACGCCTATCGCGAGGGGCAGCAGGGCCATCTGCTGATCCAGGTCGCCGCGCCGGAACCGGACATGGTGGATCTGGTCTACGCCGACGATGGCCGGGGGATCGCCCAGACCGATCTCGCGCGGGTGTTCGATCCGTTCTTCACCACCAGACGCGGGAGCGGCAGCACCGGCCTCGGGCTTCACATTGTGTACAATCTCGTGGCGAATCGCCTGGGTGGCAGGGTCGCGGCCGATAGCCCTTCCGGCGGCGGCGTGCGCTTCACCATTCGCTTTCCACGGCGATTTGCTACTGATAACGTATCGTTGGCGCCCGCAATACCATCCCCGCAGGAGCAGTGA